In Setaria italica strain Yugu1 chromosome I, Setaria_italica_v2.0, whole genome shotgun sequence, the genomic window GGTCATTTGTAAAACTGGCATTTGAAGGGTAGCCATCGGTAAGGATGGCCTGGCTGCACCCAGCTCCAGGCCTCCAGGTTCCCCGACTCTCCAGGAAATGTGCAGACATGCAAGAGACGAATTGAATGAAATCCCCACAAGGCCCCGATGCAGCGACGCACAAGGCAAAGCTGTTATTAAGCCAGGGACCAGGTTATAAAGGGCAGCATGTGCGATGCCTTTGGGACTGACGGCCaggtgaggaggagcgcggGGCTCGCTTCATCATGCGTGCGTGAGTCTCTCCCCCTCCCGTCCCGTATCCTCCTGCAACTGCAAGGTGCCGCGTGCAAGGATTCGGCTCGATTCGCTTCTCTCCCGTGCTGCGCACCAGCAGGTTTCAGTTCAGACCTTGGATCCATCCATACCAGCGCACGATAGATTTTCAgaaatacacacacacacacacacacgtatATAGGTGCATAGTATTGTGGCACGTGTCCAGATCATTCATGCATGCTACGACCTTGACAGATTCACCCGTGTCGAATGGATTTCAATTAGTGCATGACCAGATTATTTCATGTATGCTTCGATTTAGATGTTCCAGTTTTTGGTTTATTATCTTTTAATAATAAAGAACATCGTCAGCGGGGATAGCTCAGTTGGGAGAGCGTCAGACTGAAGATCTGAAGGTCGCGTGTTCGATCCACGCTCACcgcatttttcttttctatttcttttttttaaagaaaaatgttgaagaTCTTTTTGTCCGTTTGGGTAGAGCCTGAGTGTCCCCTCTACTTCTACCAAGATGCTTTACTGTGCAGCAACCTGTGACGGGCACCAGGATGTGTGTTCCCCTTGTTTCTGATTCATGCATTTCAGCTCGTGGGGTTAAGTTAATTTGATAGTCCAAGCTAAGGTATGGAGGAAACACCGCTTTCCATAATATGTCTTTGCTTGAGAACATACGTAGAAATCCATACACCTCTTTAAAAACGAATGTGCCCCAATATGAAGTGAAATGACGAAAGGTATGATACGATGTCAACATGCAATGTATCACATTCACACCAAATCAATAACTCCGGTGTGTCTAGGCGGTTTTTTACCTGAGTTGAATTTTAAGATTAAGCACAGTAACCAACTCCACCCTCAGAGTAACCACATAAAGCTAGCTACCCTTTGAAAGAAACGACAGTCCAGCTACTGAAACGGAATGACTCACATGGTCTTCATGTGTCTGGTCACAGGCTCAAAGCTCAGCAGTCACAGCTCACAACATAAACATGCTATGGGAGAACCCTCATATGTATGTATCGCTGTTACTACCTCACATGAACAACAAACACATCCTTATTCTGCAAAAGGAATACTCGGAATCCTAAATGTGTTATCCATATTTCTAATATGTACATGATTTACAGAGACCATTTACAACACCTGGATATAGTTTAGAATCATCAGTTACACCTTCCTTCTCATCTATACAATAAATCAGATCATGAGGAATCAAGAATCCTCCTAGACACAAAGGATTTATGGGCACAAACATCTCCTGGATCCCCTACTTTCTCATGAAAGTTATCGACAAGTCCTAGTCTCCAACAACTCTACAGATGAGAATCAGAACCGCTTTGGGGAGCCATATGGGCTTTGTGGTCTCTGGCCGATGTCGTGCCAAGGATCTGGAACTGGGTCGCTTCCTCTCATCTGGTTCTGCATGTAACTGACTGGGTTGTAGGCTGCAGATCCTGAGGGCAATGCTGGATGCGATGGAGAAGCAATGCAGCTCCAGTTTGATTGCTTCACCCGCTGTAACGGGCTTGAGCATGGGGACACTGGGAGGGACATATTTGCTCTCAAATCAATATGGCTGCTGCAGGGTGATGGTGGTCATCAGTCAGGATGCCAGGTATGATTGGATGAACTGGAAAGAAAGGATGGTCAGGAAATGCATGTTGCTGTACCTGGATGTTTTGTTGGGTGAAGGAAATGCTGAGGAAAACCCTGCAAAACCTCGCGCTCTAAGTCCCCCAATGCCCCCCAGAGGCGGAATGCTTCTCTTCGATGAAGGTTCTTTGTTGGACTGCAACCAAATTTAAGGAATGGCGAGTATCAAGAATCCTTGCAAAGCAAACTATTGGCATGACAGGAAAAGCCtctgaaaaagagaaaagatcCTATTAAAAATGAATAAGCAGGTTAAATCACCTTTTTATGCCATGCCTCTGCAGGTAAAGATAGTCCATCTCTGAACTGAGTAATATTGTATTTGGTCACTGCTTGATGGTCTTGAACAAAAGGGTGACCCAGCAACTGAGTTGCAGAGGGGCGCTGTGCTGGATCACGCTTTAAGCACAAACTCAGGAAATCTTTCCCTTCTTTAGAGAAACTCTCTGGGATTTCTGGTATATATTTAGTGTTAACTATCTTAAACATTGCAGGTACCTGAAGACCATGTATTTGGGACAAAATGGCTATTAGCATTATAAGAGTATGAAGAGTGACTTTAACTAAAAGAAGCAGAGTGATTGATCTAAGTTGGAAATATTTCAGTAAATATAACAAAGAGGGAATATGCATACATCTCCATGCGGATGCCAAGGATGTCTCCCAGTTCCCATTTCAATAACTGTGCACCCAAGGCTCCAGATATCAACTTCAAGACTGTACCCATTTTTATTCATTATAACCTGAAGAATTTGAAGTAATTCACACAATATTTCCTGGAATAGGAAACCACACACGGCAAAGCTCTTCAAACATCACCAATAGGAAACAGCATACCTCAGGAGCCATCCAGTATGGGCTTCCTCTAAATGAGTGTATTTCAGCATAAGATGCTATCTGCTTCAATATATGCAATAATGTGAGATACATGACAAAACTCAAAAAGATCTCGTTTTGGCTTTTATATTGCAAAAAGAGCTTCCGGTAGCAATCCGAGTCATGTTTTAATCATATGGGGAACATGATTGTCAGCCTTGATACAAACTATGGAGTGCAGAAAACAAATTTTGACCATCCTCAACCAAACAGGGAGCAAGTGAGAATAAAACGAGATCCAATCAAGGAGGAGTTAGATGCATGTTTTTTTCATCTAGAAtaaaataggcacccaaattcgAGTTGAAGAGGACTTGAACTTGCGTTGTAGGGGTGTGCGCCCACACCTTACCCAGCATGATTTATGCAAGACTTATGCAAATATGACTCCCTGAGCTGCATCTGGTTGGCTGGCCATGGAGCCAAACTAATTGTCTGTTAGAGTAGTTACATGCCAGTGCAGTGGTGAGTGAGGTTCCATTGATGCTCCTAAACACATGCACTCAAACACAAATCTCTTGGGAGAAAAATGAAAGAAGCTGCATACATGTTTAGCCATGCCAAAATCAGCAAGCTTAACTTCGCCATTTGGGCCAACAAGTACGTTCGCTCCTTTTATATCTCTGCCAAATAAATCATTATGAATTGACATACTGATCTTTAATTCAATTGACCTTGGAAACAGTGATAGTGTAATATAACCACAGTACCTGTGCACAGTTTTCCTACCATGCAGGTAGGCAAGTCCAGAAAGAATCTGCCGGGTATAGTTACGAATAACAGGTTCCTTAAAAGGACCATAATCTCTAAGTAATTTATGGATCGAACCTCCAGAAACAAACTCAAGATAGATGGAGAGTGCCTCATCAGTCTGCCCAAAATCATAAAAAAGTTAGGCAAGTCTAAGCATAATCAGCATTGAGCTCTTTGTGTAGGAAGGAAATGCTAAGCAAAGGCAGCAAGTTATGCCTTGGCATGAAATGGCTTTAATGGGGAAAAATTAGAAAGAAGTTCAAATAAAGCAACATGCATGACAAAAATATGACAGGATTAACAAGATTTTGTAGCTGCACAGCATTCAAACGGTATAGTTATTTAGTCGCTGCATGGAACTCACCAGTTCACTTCCATAGTATTGCACAATGTTTTGGTGCGAGAGTTGTCTAAGAATATCTACTTCCTGTGATAAAAGAATGGTACAAGTCACTAAACCAAGTTAACAGAATTCATGATTCACATCAATTTAGAAATGTGTGCAGTAAATATATTACATCAACACATGCATTCGATGTAAAGAAAAATTATCAGTGAAATAGGGGCAGAAAATGACCTGATTCAATTGTCTGAGGCGTTCTTTTGACTTTGGATCATCCAAAATAACTTGTACCTCCTTTATTGCGCAAAACTTCCCACTTTCACTTTATAAAAGATGGTGAAGATCAATCACAATATGCTAACGATAGAAGAGTATAGCTGTTATGGACCTAAAGGGGCCAGCTAGGCCGGTTGGGCCAAAGGGGACCCGCGTGAACAGTACCCGCGGGTACTGTAGCACGCCGGCGGCTGACCATCTATCTAGGTTAGGGTTTAGGAAGAGTCTAGAGATTAGAGATTAGATTACTTAAGGGGGTCAAGTCGAGTCTCCTCTATTTAATAGAGGCCCCATGTATCCAATTGAATCAAGAAAGAAGTAAAGGGTTAAACCCTAAAACTCTCTAGCTCTCAAGctccctccccctcctgcgCCCTCTCTCCCTGCGCCGCCACTACAATGGCTGCCGgccacctccctctctctccccagtAACTTAAGTCCATTACAATAGCAGTTACATAGAAATAGCTCTCAGATTTCATTTTGTGTCATACAACGAAGTGCAACATATAGCACTTTTTAGTCAAAGAAAACAATAAGCGTAAAATATATCTGAAAGTTATCATTTCCTAACTTCTTTAGCCCACGGAATTCAACATGGCAGTCCAAATGACCCATGACAGTATAAAACAATTTTGCATATTAGATTACACCTAGTAACAAATTGGCACCACCATTGACAAAAACAAGGTGCATTTACAGCAAGTTGTGTTTTACACTGATAAACTTCAATGATTAAATCATCCCACTTGGATATATTTGTTTATGAAAGATGAACCTGTCTCTTCTTAATATTTCTTATCTTCAGGTGTAAAAAAATCAATTAATGAAGGACCTGAACTGAACTTTAAATTTATTTACAAATGATAGATAAAGTCATTCATACCTGTTGAATCCAAGGTAAACCTGACCAAATGTGCCGCTACCTAGCagcttcccctttttccactctGACAGGGATTGGGTGGAAGCACTGAGAGATGAAGGAATGGGACAGCTAGTAATAGGAGCTGGTGGACGAGGCAAGGGTTGAGACAGGCTCTTCAGATCATCCATCCTCTTAACCGTTGACCTTGGACTAAACCCAAGATCTCGTGGACTTGCATAACTTGAAGCAAAAGCATGCTTTCTTGGGCTTGGGGAAAGACTCCTTGTTCTCGCATATAGCGTATCCTTGTGAAAACTTCTACCACGCGATGAGACCGCACTCGTTGAAGCTTCAAGGCTTTTCAAATGAATTTCTCTGACGTTGGTGACAGGCACCTCAAAAAACCGATGGTGCTCACGGGGAGCACTATGTGAAACAAGGTGTTTCTCTTCCATGGTGCACTTGTGTTCATCAGGAGGCATAGTTCTTGCTCCAGGATAGATAGTGGAATCTGCATGCCTAAAGGTCACACCAACAAATAATGAATAATGAATATCAGATTAAACAATACCTAAAGGTTGCACAAGACTATCTGGAGGCAAAGTGGATTAAAAAACAAATAGACAATCTGATAAAGGTCAAGGgcaaagaaatgaaaaaatTGTGGAAGTTCAAAGACAGATTAATCCTGATTGTGGATTGGACTATTGGAGAGTTTAGATGTTTTGAGggattttaaaaaaatctacaCTAACTGAGTGAAGAACTGAAGTTAATTTACTCTTGTGTTCAGGCATCAGAATACTAAAACATGATATCAATAGTAAACACAGAAAAGACATTTAACCATTATAATGGCCATATAGTAGCTAGTTATAATAGACGTGGATGTAAATAAAAACTTCACCCTCCACCAAGAACAATCCAATCTTCATAAGTCCTTATTCTCCAACTTTGGTGATACTTCTCTGACATTAATGCTAACAAAATTTTGAATACCAGTTGTAAATAATCCAATAAATAGACTTTGAAAAATCAATCCAATAAATTGGCTTACAGGGAATTTCTAGAAACTAAGGTAacaccaatttttttttcttttgaaatgtAGATAACAGCAAACTAGTAGTTCCTGCAAGAATAAGCAAAGACTTCTCAACCTATAACACGACTGGCTGCAGTTAGTCACAGGATGACACGCATTTGACGTTGACCCCCCGTGTGCACGGCAAATGACAAGCACGGAAGCGGTCAACGGCAGAAATTGGTGCGAAACCTCACTCCCCAGTCCTTAGTCAATACGGTCGTAGCACTCGATTCCAAACCGCTGAATCGCTGACATTTGCCCACCACGTCACCTCACAGCTTCATCTACGTAATTGTGCAACCACAGAGTAATCTCATTGTTTTCGCTgtaatcacaattcacaatcCTCAAACTACGGATTACGCGCTAACGAAACGAGACGTGCCAAATCAGTACGTATCTCGCGCAAATGCAACAGTTTGTACCTGTGATTTCGGCTGTCCGCCGCCTCGTCTGACTCCGACGAGCTCCCGCTCGACACCGGCGagcccccgcgcgccgccgccgcgtgggaTGGGGGCGCCAACAGCTGCGGCGCCGAATTGTACACGGGGCGCGGGAGAGGTAAACCCCGGCCGGCAGCCGCTCTCCCCGGCCCCgagcttccgccgccgccggacagcgaggtggatgcggcggcggcggcggccctatccgcgccccgccgcgccgccggggagcCGAGGCTGCGCGCCCACGCCCGCTCCCACTgggacgacggcgacgcgctGGCGGACGCGTAGGCGGTGGGGGGAACGGCGTCTACGGAGTGGCGCGGCGAGCAGCAAACCGAGGCGGCGGATGCTGGCGCGGGCCCGTCCTTGCGGTTGGAGCTCGGCCTGGACGACCTCCTCCCCGGCCACCAGAAGGGCATCGCCTTGTGCTCTAGTAGCGCTGCGTTCCTCCCaggcggcggagccggagctCGGTTCCCGAGGCGCGCGAGGTGGTTGAGAAGGACTGTAGGAGGCTACGGCTACGAGCGTGAGCCTCTGCTGTGCGCGCGCGTGTGCCGTGCTGTGCGCGCCGGGTTTGTCATTTGTGCCACTCGCCAGGGTCGTGGGCCCCGTATCCGATGCGTGGTGGGGACACTACGTCAGTGACAGGACCGTACGCCGCGTGGCGTGGTCGGTCGTCTCGTTTGTTTTTCTGCGGCTGCGAGAGGCTACGGGGCCACGGAGGGCAGCAGGGAAAAGTTTATATAACCCCTTACCTCACCTACAAGTACTTAACCCTTTGAACTACAAAATCAGACCCCTCCATCTTTGCAAAATCATTTAAATGACCTCCTAAGTGGTTTTTCATGGCGGTTTTGCCAGGCTGACGTGCTGACGTGGACTGACCAGCTGTCATGTGGGACCTAGTTGTAAGTATAACCGGCGCGTGCACGGGCCTCGAGCGAGCAAGAGGCGACGTCTTCTGCGTGCAGGGGAAAGGCGGCGACGCCTGGGCAACGGCCGCGCAGCTCGCTCGTCGGGCAAAATTGAAGCAGGCGCGAGTCAAATCGGAGCACAACTGGGTGAaattaggtcccgtttggttctTTTGTCTCTGCTAAAgttcttgtcacatcgaatgtttagatactaattaggagtattaaacatagactaattacaataccaattgcacagatggaggctaatttgcgagatgaatctattaagcctaattagttcatgatttaacaatgtgatgctacagtaaacatgtgctaatgatggattaattaggtttaatagattcgtctcgcgaattagtctccatctgtgtattagttttataattaacttatgtttaattcttctaattagcttCGAACCACGTTAACTCCAGTCCGGACCAGACGGCCTTTAGTCGTTCTCCGAGCCAAATTGAAGCACGGGCCGGCGAAATCGATGCAGATGTAGGCAAAATCGAAGGGAAGGTGGGCAACCTCGGAGCACAGGTAGATGAAAAACTGAGGTCGCGCAGGCCAAATCGGAGGACGGTGAAATTGGCGATGTTGTGGACCAAATCGGAGCATGCGCGGGCAGAGGCTAGGATTGTCGCTATGCACCTTGCCTCGTCCACtcccatcaccgccgccgcggtctcCGCCTGCTGCATCCGAAGGTGACGAGCACTGACTAATTGGGCTGCAGCACGGCGCCCACCCGGATGCCTCCAGCTGCATGGAGTAGGCAAATGGATCGAAGCTTGCGCAGCCTAGGCCTCCGCCATGCTTGTCCATGGTGGCTGGGCAAAGCAAGGTGAGATTTTCTTGACATGTTTGGATATCTCACCTACTCTCATCCCTGTCTTGCTCAACCTGGTGTGGCCTGCTGTCACCGATTGGAAAAAAGCACCAAGAGAGATCGAGAGacaggaaagaaaaaaagagaggggcggcagccggcaggccTTGCAGCAGCATCCCCATCGCCGGCGGCACGAGCAGCGAGGCAAATTGGGTGGCAGCGACAAGCAGCGAGGCAAATTGGGTGGCAACGACTCAGCCCTTGATTAGTTttcccaaaatcccaactttagcactacgaaaaagaagattctccatcatatcaaacttgcagtacatgtatggagtactaaatgtagacgaaatcaaaaactaattgtacagttttgttgtactttgcgagacgaatcttttgagcctaattagtcaatgtttggacaataattcacaaataccaacgaaacgctacagtatgctacagtgctagcacaatgattttggttgtccaaaattgggcaactaaatACGGCCTCAGAATTCTGGAGGAGAGAAGCTCAATTAGTCATGGGAGGAGAGGCTCTGATGTCTGGGTGAGTGAAGGAACGTGGGTTAAGGAGATGACAGGTGGGGTCAGAGTGTAGGAGAGAAGAATAGTGAGAAAAAAGGGAAGCATGTTATGTCATCGCCCACGTAAGACGCCACTTCAGCAAAACCACCTCTAAAACCACTAGTGGGGGTGATTTAGATGGTATTAAATATTTTAGGAGGTTAAATACCCGATTTTATAGTTCAGAGGAACCAACATGCATATGTTGGGGGATTAAGTAGACTTTTTCTACGGGTAGCGAGCGACCGGCCGAAGTCGCTAGCTGTATGTGGAATGTTGTATGCGTGCGTCGGCACGTGGAATCACCTCACCGCCTCACCTCGTTGACTTTCTCAACGATGATGATGAGGCCATGACAAATCTTGTCCCTCGTACATCGTACGTGGTTTTGCAGGGATGTTTTGTCATCGTGACATGTCATATTGGCAGGGCCTATCTGTTAGGGTGGACGTATTTCTTCTATCCTCCCTCTTTTTCGCTTGTTGAATCAACTCGCCGGCGCTGCCTCTCCTTGCTAGCAGAGCGCGCCTAGGGATGGGAAAGGACCTAATAATTTAGCCTAAcctttcgaaaaaaaataatgtaacCTAAAAAATTTTAAGTATTAGGCTCAATAGGAAGCGGACTAAgttattatttatttttgaaCTAATATTAATTAAGGTTGTGTTGGATTTTGAAGGAGATATAAAAGCCATGATCTATTACCACCTCTATGCGTGCATTGCCTATGAAACCTGCTTCTTGCACCACCCGTACATCCACTAACCTGGCCGCCTAGCTCCCCATGCCGCTTGTCCATGCCCCTAATGAGCTCCTGTCACTTGTCCCCCCCCCATCAAACAACAAGCTGAAGTGTTCTTTCCAGCTAAATCCGTGTCGCATCGTTGCATTTGTTAGATCCAGCAAACGGCACGTTCTCAGGTCCAATCGCTCTTAATTGACTAAGCTAGCTAGTCTGGGGTATTTCAATCTCTCTTTAAATAGTCTTTATGGTTGTTGTCATTGGGCTTACGCCGTGGTGAGATGTGAATGGCGACAAGAGTGGGAGGTCAGCACGTGCAAAAGAACTAGAGCAAATAGAAAAGTGCCACCGTAGATGTACTAAGTGAATTAGAGCATGGATGATGGGTCCGTGATTGTTAAGATAACAAAATCAGTCTTATTGCATCCAATCTGAAAGGTTCAAGATAAAGGTGGAACTTCCATCATCCAC contains:
- the LOC101773692 gene encoding mitogen-activated protein kinase kinase kinase 3 isoform X2, producing the protein MPFWWPGRRSSRPSSNRKDGPAPASAASVCCSPRHSVDAVPPTAYASASASPSSQWERAWARSLGSPAARRGADRAAAAAASTSLSGGGGSSGPGRAAAGRGLPLPRPVYNSAPQLLAPPSHAAAARGGSPVSSGSSSESDEAADSRNHRHADSTIYPGARTMPPDEHKCTMEEKHLVSHSAPREHHRFFEVPVTNVREIHLKSLEASTSAVSSRGRSFHKDTLYARTRSLSPSPRKHAFASSYASPRDLGFSPRSTVKRMDDLKSLSQPLPRPPAPITSCPIPSSLSASTQSLSEWKKGKLLGSGTFGQVYLGFNSESGKFCAIKEVQVILDDPKSKERLRQLNQEVDILRQLSHQNIVQYYGSELTDEALSIYLEFVSGGSIHKLLRDYGPFKEPVIRNYTRQILSGLAYLHGRKTVHRDIKGANVLVGPNGEVKLADFGMAKHIASYAEIHSFRGSPYWMAPEVIMNKNGYSLEVDIWSLGCTVIEMGTGRHPWHPHGDVPAMFKIVNTKYIPEIPESFSKEGKDFLSLCLKRDPAQRPSATQLLGHPFVQDHQAVTKYNITQFRDGLSLPAEAWHKKSNKEPSSKRSIPPLGGIGGLRARGFAGFSSAFPSPNKTSSSHIDLRANMSLPVSPCSSPLQRVKQSNWSCIASPSHPALPSGSAAYNPVSYMQNQMRGSDPVPDPWHDIGQRPQSPYGSPKRF
- the LOC101773692 gene encoding mitogen-activated protein kinase kinase kinase 3 isoform X4, whose amino-acid sequence is MPFWWPGRRSSRPSSNRKDGPAPASAASVCCSPRHSVDAVPPTAYASASASPSSQWERAWARSLGSPAARRGADRAAAAAASTSLSGGGGSSGPGRAAAGRGLPLPRPVYNSAPQLLAPPSHAAAARGGSPVSSGSSSESDEAADSRNHRHADSTIYPGARTMPPDEHKCTMEEKHLVSHSAPREHHRFFEVPVTNVREIHLKSLEASTSAVSSRGRSFHKDTLYARTRSLSPSPRKHAFASSYASPRDLGFSPRSTVKRMDDLKSLSQPLPRPPAPITSCPIPSSLSASTQSLSEWKKGKLLGSGTFGQVYLGFNSESGKFCAIKEVQVILDDPKSKERLRQLNQEVDILRQLSHQNIVQYYGSELTDEALSIYLEFVSGGSIHKLLRDYGPFKEPVIRNYTRQILSGLAYLHGRKTVHRDIKGANVLVGPNGEVKLADFGMAKHIASYAEIHSFRGSPYWMAPEVIMNKNGYSLEVDIWSLGCTVIEMGTGRHPWHPHGDVPAMFKIVNTKYIPEIPESFSKEGKDFLSLCLKRDPAQRPSATQLLGHPFVQDHQAVTKYNITQFRDGLSLPAEAWHKKSNKEPSSKRSIPPLGGIGGLRARGFAGFSSAFPSPNKTSSHIDLRANMSLPVSPCSSPLQRVKQSNWSCIASPSHPALPSGSAAYNPVSYMQNQMRGSDPVPDPWHDIGQRPQSPYGSPKRF
- the LOC101773692 gene encoding mitogen-activated protein kinase kinase kinase 3 isoform X3, coding for MPFWWPGRRSSRPSSNRKDGPAPASAASVCCSPRHSVDAVPPTAYASASASPSSQWERAWARSLGSPAARRGADRAAAAAASTSLSGGGGSSGPGRAAAGRGLPLPRPVYNSAPQLLAPPSHAAAARGGSPVSSGSSSESDEAADSRNHRHADSTIYPGARTMPPDEHKCTMEEKHLVSHSAPREHHRFFEVPVTNVREIHLKSLEASTSAVSSRGRSFHKDTLYARTRSLSPSPRKHAFASSYASPRDLGFSPRSTVKRMDDLKSLSQPLPRPPAPITSCPIPSSLSASTQSLSEWKKGKLLGSGTFGQVYLGFNSESGKFCAIKEVQVILDDPKSKERLRQLNQEVDILRQLSHQNIVQYYGSELTDEALSIYLEFVSGGSIHKLLRDYGPFKEPVIRNYTRQILSGLAYLHGRKTVHRDIKGANVLVGPNGEVKLADFGMAKHQIASYAEIHSFRGSPYWMAPEVIMNKNGYSLEVDIWSLGCTVIEMGTGRHPWHPHGDVPAMFKIVNTKYIPEIPESFSKEGKDFLSLCLKRDPAQRPSATQLLGHPFVQDHQAVTKYNITQFRDGLSLPAEAWHKKSNKEPSSKRSIPPLGGIGGLRARGFAGFSSAFPSPNKTSSHIDLRANMSLPVSPCSSPLQRVKQSNWSCIASPSHPALPSGSAAYNPVSYMQNQMRGSDPVPDPWHDIGQRPQSPYGSPKRF
- the LOC101773692 gene encoding mitogen-activated protein kinase kinase kinase 3 isoform X1, with the translated sequence MPFWWPGRRSSRPSSNRKDGPAPASAASVCCSPRHSVDAVPPTAYASASASPSSQWERAWARSLGSPAARRGADRAAAAAASTSLSGGGGSSGPGRAAAGRGLPLPRPVYNSAPQLLAPPSHAAAARGGSPVSSGSSSESDEAADSRNHRHADSTIYPGARTMPPDEHKCTMEEKHLVSHSAPREHHRFFEVPVTNVREIHLKSLEASTSAVSSRGRSFHKDTLYARTRSLSPSPRKHAFASSYASPRDLGFSPRSTVKRMDDLKSLSQPLPRPPAPITSCPIPSSLSASTQSLSEWKKGKLLGSGTFGQVYLGFNSESGKFCAIKEVQVILDDPKSKERLRQLNQEVDILRQLSHQNIVQYYGSELTDEALSIYLEFVSGGSIHKLLRDYGPFKEPVIRNYTRQILSGLAYLHGRKTVHRDIKGANVLVGPNGEVKLADFGMAKHQIASYAEIHSFRGSPYWMAPEVIMNKNGYSLEVDIWSLGCTVIEMGTGRHPWHPHGDVPAMFKIVNTKYIPEIPESFSKEGKDFLSLCLKRDPAQRPSATQLLGHPFVQDHQAVTKYNITQFRDGLSLPAEAWHKKSNKEPSSKRSIPPLGGIGGLRARGFAGFSSAFPSPNKTSSSHIDLRANMSLPVSPCSSPLQRVKQSNWSCIASPSHPALPSGSAAYNPVSYMQNQMRGSDPVPDPWHDIGQRPQSPYGSPKRF